A single genomic interval of Variovorax sp. PMC12 harbors:
- a CDS encoding Bug family tripartite tricarboxylate transporter substrate binding protein, whose protein sequence is MKLTTRGIRTSAIVALAIAFGPLCGHALAQDTYPSRPITLVVPFPAGGVTDVVARELAHRMATALGQPVVVDNRAGAGGNIGTQAVARAAPDGYTLGVLTVSALSIGPHLSRKLPFDPARDFTPITNLVNTPGAVIAGPGAPFNTFAEFVRYAKANPGKVTYASVGPGSIPHLSAEILAKATRVDMVHVPYKGAAPAMQDLLANHIDLSFETSLATTMTYHANKRIKVLAITGPSRVSVLPDVPTVAESGYPGFGVQGWFGFFGPRGLSPANVEKLNKAAAQAFADPALRQRLEQLGMQPDTGSAQQFRQFLAQQDKVWAEAVKGLHIVLE, encoded by the coding sequence ATGAAGCTCACCACGCGAGGCATTCGCACCAGCGCTATCGTGGCGCTTGCCATTGCATTCGGACCACTCTGCGGCCACGCTCTCGCGCAAGACACCTACCCCAGCCGCCCGATCACGCTGGTCGTCCCGTTTCCGGCGGGCGGCGTGACCGACGTGGTGGCGCGTGAACTTGCACATCGCATGGCAACGGCGCTCGGACAACCGGTCGTGGTGGACAACCGCGCAGGCGCTGGAGGCAACATCGGGACGCAGGCCGTGGCAAGGGCGGCGCCAGACGGCTACACCCTGGGCGTGCTGACCGTCAGCGCGCTGTCGATCGGTCCCCACCTGAGCCGCAAGCTGCCGTTCGACCCGGCGCGCGACTTCACGCCGATCACCAACCTGGTCAACACCCCGGGCGCCGTCATCGCCGGGCCCGGCGCGCCGTTCAACACCTTCGCCGAGTTCGTCAGGTACGCAAAGGCGAATCCCGGCAAGGTCACCTATGCGAGCGTGGGTCCGGGTTCGATCCCGCACCTGAGCGCCGAGATCCTGGCGAAGGCGACCAGGGTCGACATGGTCCACGTCCCCTACAAGGGTGCCGCGCCCGCGATGCAGGACCTGCTCGCCAACCATATCGACCTGTCCTTCGAGACATCGCTGGCCACCACCATGACGTACCACGCGAACAAGCGCATCAAGGTCCTGGCGATCACCGGCCCGAGCCGCGTCTCCGTGCTGCCCGACGTGCCCACCGTGGCCGAGTCGGGCTATCCGGGTTTCGGCGTGCAGGGCTGGTTCGGTTTCTTCGGCCCCCGGGGACTGTCTCCCGCCAACGTGGAAAAGCTCAACAAGGCCGCCGCGCAGGCCTTCGCCGATCCCGCGTTGCGCCAGCGCCTGGAGCAACTCGGAATGCAGCCCGACACGGGAAGCGCCCAGCAGTTCCGGCAATTCCTTGCGCAGCAAGACAAGGTCTGGGCCGAAGCGGTCAAGGGCCTTCACATCGTTCTGGAATGA